A window from Chitinophaga filiformis encodes these proteins:
- a CDS encoding site-specific integrase: protein MNAQNTFGIDFIVRNVKGSKDLAVVYARITLNGGEPVEISLKDQIQKDQWNSESETVKGKSEAARLLNNHIDNVRFNLKRIYKELVDKCEPFEAEDIKTIYTGKQVVKNKDHTVMALIKLHKIHEGKNLAPGSLKNFGATAAYVENFIKYKYNKEDIHVSQLDFPFIKELETYIPLHPLKKHDPCHINGTAKHLDRLKQIVGWGKLMKWLKEDPFVDFAPFRIKTKTKKLKWHQIVALEKLDLVTPELAYARDLFIFSCYTGFAFADVMALTMDNFDVTPSGTFWCNHYRLKSEEFTAVPILQTAVAIIKKYKDDPRAVAKEKVFPPITNQEVNRCLKILQELARIPFTLTFHIARHTFASTVALKMGVDIKVVQMMMGHAKITTTEGYTEADEEWIEEETKGLENKIKERKQLLSPIELLEV, encoded by the coding sequence ATGAATGCACAAAACACATTTGGCATTGACTTCATTGTGCGCAATGTCAAAGGCTCAAAGGATCTTGCAGTAGTATACGCTAGAATCACGTTAAACGGAGGCGAGCCTGTAGAAATCAGCCTCAAGGATCAAATTCAAAAGGATCAATGGAATTCAGAATCGGAAACAGTAAAGGGCAAATCTGAGGCAGCAAGACTTCTAAATAACCATATTGACAATGTCAGGTTCAACCTTAAACGGATTTATAAAGAACTTGTCGATAAATGTGAGCCTTTCGAAGCAGAAGACATAAAAACGATCTATACCGGAAAGCAGGTGGTCAAAAATAAAGATCACACTGTAATGGCGTTGATAAAATTGCATAAGATTCATGAGGGAAAAAATCTCGCGCCAGGGTCACTTAAAAACTTTGGCGCTACTGCGGCCTATGTGGAAAATTTCATAAAGTATAAGTATAACAAGGAGGATATACATGTTTCCCAATTGGATTTTCCCTTCATAAAGGAGCTTGAAACCTACATCCCTCTTCATCCTTTAAAGAAGCATGATCCCTGCCACATTAACGGAACGGCAAAACACTTGGACAGGCTAAAGCAAATAGTAGGCTGGGGCAAACTGATGAAATGGTTAAAGGAAGATCCTTTTGTAGATTTTGCGCCTTTCAGAATAAAGACGAAAACCAAGAAGCTCAAATGGCACCAGATCGTGGCATTGGAGAAATTAGATCTTGTTACACCGGAATTAGCTTACGCAAGAGACCTTTTTATTTTTAGTTGCTATACCGGCTTTGCCTTTGCTGATGTTATGGCACTGACTATGGACAATTTTGACGTCACACCATCAGGCACGTTCTGGTGCAACCATTATCGATTAAAATCCGAAGAGTTCACCGCGGTCCCTATCCTACAAACTGCTGTCGCAATTATCAAAAAGTATAAAGACGATCCACGAGCAGTGGCTAAGGAAAAGGTTTTTCCGCCAATCACCAATCAGGAAGTCAATCGTTGTCTTAAGATCCTACAGGAGCTTGCCAGGATTCCGTTCACCCTTACCTTCCACATTGCTCGCCATACCTTCGCTTCAACTGTTGCGTTAAAAATGGGTGTGGATATTAAGGTTGTGCAAATGATGATGGGCCATGCTAAAATCACAACGACCGAAGGGTATACAGAAGCGGACGAAGAATGGATTGAAGAAGAAACCAAAGGACTGGAAAATAAGATTAAAGAAAGAAAACAACTGCTGTCACCTATCGAATTGTTGGAGGTATAA
- a CDS encoding helix-turn-helix domain-containing protein, with the protein MGELTNDPKGTGGLLVPWVTLEDLKRFKIELLEEILQLLGKSHNEEPKKWLKTYEVRKLLNVSAGTLQTLRLNGTLPYTKLGGALYYDYKDIERLLDKEKRNLRNPRK; encoded by the coding sequence ATGGGAGAGCTGACTAATGATCCTAAAGGAACTGGAGGACTACTTGTGCCTTGGGTTACTTTGGAAGATCTCAAGAGGTTTAAGATAGAACTACTGGAAGAAATACTGCAGTTATTAGGGAAAAGCCATAACGAAGAACCGAAGAAGTGGCTAAAAACTTATGAGGTACGAAAACTATTAAATGTATCCGCCGGTACATTACAAACACTACGACTAAATGGAACGTTACCATATACGAAACTTGGAGGCGCTCTATATTATGACTATAAGGATATAGAAAGGCTTTTGGACAAAGAGAAAAGAAACTTGCGTAATCCCCGTAAATAA
- a CDS encoding SpvB/TcaC N-terminal domain-containing protein, whose protein sequence is MTLVRKQHCLLRLECQNRFPTFDFSIMITTASPKVGTLIFTTTTAYKILFVFLLICMLIWWHSSPQPVAGSANGFNHNIKTESALISSTNDSNQFAQMPLPGIMSRRRTKKSAAQFLPTTSYRPLDSAGFHPLSIGMVNVSDNHRGYRISSGNNAVKLIAIRFDKSAIPDGYTVADVHTYFYSDASKDWIQLKRDSVDLYHNIVYSANTEDGDYINAIIKSPESPETAGFAPTTLHDLKLGDPTSMVNLIQAPIPNSQGSATLSFHIETPVGRQDIQPNLDVSYNSDGGNGVMGEGWSLTGTSSISVETRWGVPTYSAATESETYLLDGQMLAMADDKDILTMAHRKLGIARAPEATKRFFCRRETNFSKIERVGSLKNYIWVVTDKNGTKYYYGGIIKDNGSHQVDAVLREGDKIAEWKLRKVIDLFKNSMEFTYEPKDRNVDNNVVHSLYLSRVLYTLYQDQKHLKDVYKIDIAYDDQTERSDFNFSARYGFFTSDNARLLKTIHISSVDYRGDGSAQDEVNIRKYAFHYRNGSYSKMILDSISQFGYDGDVEKLFYGQRFDYYSLEALEGNYFTDAQINMPADDFLGKSETQAKLGFGGATGIGAPDFQFTSKSLSFDARFSYKENESESVVSFIDIDGDARPDIIRNNKGRITYRPNTSSLDKITFGPERPIAGISSFGKDDGSSHGIGGEVNGPTQSRIYGGTDRNTTHSYSKTYFTDANGDGLTDVVEDGQVKFNTYDGGNGGIQFTASSAATPSPISSGATIGNALVTEDQTRMDQELANNIKISPLHDIIKVWIAPDSGTLRINAPVRLLQPVLGNKSEDSTEYNGSDGVYVSVQRNSIPIFNPLQINRADFSEKAVVIPSVRVSKGDKILFRVQSGNHPTANGYYDQVQWNPVITYLSKDNDKHFFDPFKANQVEYSAVEDHLYCNEVFNLPDSGTYTIAGRFVKPRTKDTVTLTIRLSGKIVTDSVLSSFKVQRPKDEGGDTTISVVEYKYTTIDSVYAKMLDTSAQVFATNFAVPQKYGYNSALSFAITPASNFDMTGIDWKPQIRYQYYDSTEQKPDERWKKDTIVYFPKVNFKGQLYKSGIYVQVKDSGDVKISPIITLNSLKKGQATLVVSDKDKVILRKQITESAFMSDTVSFVRNKGERYSVHYEVNSPADLDVTGANAQTPSYLLIPNDFHNWVVPQSGRYSFYSVQKRTLARSVIQINGKDSLPHNRDTLDNVLLKENDVISFIDTVTHSPVQFSTILSQAAAVFHNWETSDYGALYRGWGHAVFNATNYLKQPIDINKFQLSQIKRTNFYETEFFAMPHDVRTLRNTGVNKRIYIHKDTLSPSRMAMADVTPQQLFIVNSAINASGARAVVRYTKSTSTSIAGGGAGVSVNKSINGNSVTYSEYIDLNGDRFPDIAGTESVQFTNSLGGLQRNVTAISTGLQHAIASSWGINLGGVFFHPFIAGGKSDNGKGNNISTASSKIAAALSGLSGGYNENSDEVEANLYDVNGDGLPDKVNKNGNVYLNQGNGFSGQTINWQLLNIQKNESRSLGGGGGYNFDNYSASAGISLATTTTKQYSSLIDFNGDGLIDNVVRTAGNDVIFYINTGKVISRTGGQVINLGSAVDLGESVSSSRGIHGAYTFAPHVFVLFVPVCKIVFSVTANTGDGNNSVKSQWIDINGDGFVDFVSYDNKKVTLKLSNLAKVNRLKNVSGPLGGSLQLDYKHIEGDYRHPGGKWVMASVTRDDGVKSDGENFKTEFDYKQGHFDRYEREFLGFHQVIAADYFQGKLYRRSVAQYNNQHYFVGHQIAKKWTEDAAGNKFQYEEYDYEEKYRSSASKIGETPPPPQSLLTAAVMQSLLRTKTVYSYEGDTNRAMLHRTRYKYDNLLNISSFEYEEGNSASQKDKSYYKTAIIYKKVEDNPYIYGLPTSIVVTNKAGETLKKVEATYPLKYFGPKMESETVYFSDKNSAKTTFRYDDETGNLIKKIYANGLRDTFEIEDRFGIYVSRIKDPYELENRFEYDYRFGTEKLKVLTSGFAIKTKYDEFGRVVKVQGPHQNSTDIEDSDHTIKIAYHILPGKSYSILKHFDESNQNDGIYTVSFVDGFGKNIQTKKTGVVNGTSRWIVSGRQFYDDLYRVARTYYPSTQNYDVSADMTIGAAGTTLVTDTGRVPATVTNYDILDRELNTYLPNGQLFEANRYKIGKDGFNNDAQLTITTYGKDANLNKREVYTNGANLVTTEKRYPTVSVDSIVKVTKYQYTPIHLTENVFNIHDGRQYLVMSYKYDWGTRKVSYFNVNGGTTTYEYDKVGNLKKKMNARRDVINYDYEHRRLIRTNYSSHPEDSVRYVYGVKSGPQTTTNAGRIVFQIDATGAQSFMYDVYGNVVYNTRTIIAPFDTTYTFTTKFRYDSWGRLLYMVYPSGEKVNYNYNIGGNLIRVYGSKYGTTDTSFRYANNIFYDEFEQRKKIEYGNGLVTNYSYEDTLRRLQSVQTLKGDAQIMLSTYRYDELNNIRGNTNKSNFSGHVAVTMEHGYAYDNQNQLMAAEGKWNTVTKYDLKLAYDDQFNVKTRKLELNSAKINRSVSSKFEYEHKSPFQLSVVTEHISRIVQQADPKKPKVYKEVNTIYHSYDDDGNDVFTATADSFHNNINERKILWDQEDRIRAISSNGYLSSYSYDADGERTIKISNEIEGVYINGQFAGDYSIPATYNLYVNPYFSVRNARGIGTKHIYIGRERIVSQLTNYSKWPTMNTEVSTIHPEKDTLVMTEVLVPKNKYLTVSYLKKMLKAEALVNSYFDSLQIPHRNIPHNALTKKWPVLQYPVLIDPNSSATGTVNDQIDGDEKFRYFYHRNHIGSSSFISDKDQNIVQYVEYLPFGETFMELRRDYSSQFTFNGKEQDPETGLYYYGARYYDPHTYQWLGIDPMAESYAGTSPYSFNLNNPITKFDPEGRSVEEFQQTAKEWGENVYEFLKPSEYDMALMAAGGMAAVMDGPLPFGDLYLAGTIGKYGLGKLAKAGGLIKNKLTDFAARFGSRGTTTVFRAVSQAEVDDIMKFGLRAKEGAYETGKLFAPTLKEAAQFGKNNFQFDKLSITVMKVKVPNKVLQNAYQFRADGMNAISIPADKLHLLKATPLNYSPWLK, encoded by the coding sequence ATGACCTTGGTCAGAAAACAACATTGCCTATTAAGATTAGAATGCCAAAACAGATTTCCAACCTTTGATTTTTCTATCATGATTACCACCGCATCTCCCAAAGTGGGTACTCTTATATTCACTACTACTACTGCTTATAAAATACTGTTTGTCTTTTTATTGATATGCATGCTCATTTGGTGGCATTCCTCTCCACAGCCGGTAGCCGGCAGTGCTAATGGCTTCAACCATAATATTAAAACAGAGTCTGCATTAATTAGCAGTACCAATGACTCTAATCAGTTCGCGCAAATGCCACTGCCGGGCATCATGTCACGACGACGCACTAAAAAATCAGCTGCCCAGTTCTTACCGACAACATCTTATCGGCCTTTAGATAGCGCCGGATTTCATCCCCTATCCATTGGAATGGTAAATGTTAGCGACAATCATCGTGGCTACCGGATCAGCAGTGGCAACAATGCGGTAAAACTCATAGCAATCAGGTTTGATAAAAGCGCCATCCCCGATGGTTATACAGTGGCTGACGTGCATACCTATTTTTACAGTGATGCTTCCAAAGATTGGATACAACTCAAAAGGGATAGTGTAGACCTATACCATAATATCGTTTATTCGGCCAATACTGAAGATGGGGATTATATCAATGCGATCATTAAAAGTCCCGAATCGCCAGAAACTGCCGGCTTCGCACCTACCACACTTCATGATCTGAAATTGGGGGATCCTACATCGATGGTCAATCTCATCCAGGCCCCTATTCCCAACAGTCAGGGATCTGCGACACTCAGTTTTCACATAGAAACCCCAGTTGGAAGGCAGGATATCCAGCCCAATTTGGATGTATCTTATAATAGCGATGGCGGCAATGGTGTCATGGGAGAGGGATGGAGCTTAACTGGCACTTCTTCCATATCAGTGGAAACAAGATGGGGCGTTCCCACCTATAGTGCTGCCACGGAGTCGGAAACCTATCTATTGGACGGCCAAATGCTGGCGATGGCCGATGATAAGGACATTCTGACTATGGCTCACCGTAAGTTGGGCATTGCACGAGCACCTGAAGCAACAAAACGGTTTTTCTGCAGGCGTGAAACTAATTTCAGCAAAATTGAGCGCGTTGGATCTCTAAAAAACTATATATGGGTAGTAACGGATAAAAATGGCACCAAATACTATTACGGTGGGATAATAAAAGATAACGGAAGTCACCAGGTGGACGCCGTCTTGCGGGAAGGGGACAAAATTGCAGAGTGGAAACTGCGAAAAGTGATAGATCTGTTCAAAAACAGTATGGAATTCACCTATGAACCAAAGGATAGAAATGTAGATAACAATGTTGTCCATTCGCTTTATCTCTCCCGTGTACTGTATACGTTGTACCAGGATCAGAAACATTTGAAAGATGTTTACAAAATTGACATTGCCTACGATGACCAAACTGAAAGATCCGATTTCAATTTTTCGGCGAGATACGGTTTTTTCACCTCTGATAATGCCCGCTTACTCAAAACAATACACATTTCCTCCGTCGACTACCGTGGGGACGGTTCTGCTCAAGATGAGGTAAACATACGAAAATATGCCTTTCACTATCGTAATGGCAGTTATTCAAAAATGATTCTTGACAGCATCTCACAATTTGGATATGATGGAGATGTAGAAAAGCTATTCTATGGTCAACGTTTCGATTATTACAGCCTTGAGGCACTGGAAGGAAACTATTTTACCGACGCACAAATAAATATGCCTGCCGATGACTTCCTTGGGAAATCTGAAACCCAAGCGAAATTAGGATTTGGCGGCGCTACTGGGATTGGCGCACCGGATTTTCAGTTTACGTCCAAGAGCTTGTCGTTTGATGCACGCTTTTCCTATAAGGAAAATGAATCAGAATCCGTGGTGAGTTTTATCGACATTGATGGAGATGCCCGACCAGATATTATCCGCAATAATAAGGGTCGTATCACTTATAGGCCCAATACCAGTAGTCTTGACAAAATCACTTTTGGTCCCGAACGCCCGATTGCCGGCATAAGCAGTTTTGGAAAAGATGACGGATCAAGTCACGGTATTGGTGGAGAAGTAAACGGCCCCACCCAGTCGAGGATATACGGCGGCACCGATAGGAATACGACCCACAGTTACTCCAAAACCTATTTCACCGACGCGAATGGTGATGGCCTCACAGATGTGGTTGAAGACGGTCAGGTGAAATTTAATACATACGATGGAGGCAATGGAGGCATTCAATTCACTGCTTCATCAGCCGCTACCCCAAGTCCCATTTCCAGTGGGGCCACAATCGGAAATGCGCTCGTAACTGAAGACCAAACAAGAATGGATCAGGAACTAGCGAATAACATTAAAATAAGCCCCCTGCATGATATTATCAAAGTGTGGATTGCTCCAGATAGCGGTACCTTACGTATCAACGCGCCAGTCAGGCTACTGCAACCAGTATTGGGCAATAAAAGTGAAGATTCCACCGAATACAACGGTTCGGATGGTGTCTATGTTTCTGTTCAACGAAACAGTATCCCAATTTTTAATCCTTTGCAAATCAATCGGGCAGATTTTAGCGAAAAAGCAGTAGTAATACCTTCTGTACGAGTGAGCAAAGGGGATAAAATATTGTTCCGGGTACAGTCAGGCAATCATCCGACCGCGAATGGATACTACGATCAGGTGCAATGGAATCCTGTTATCACCTACCTTTCCAAGGATAATGACAAGCACTTTTTTGATCCGTTCAAGGCCAACCAGGTTGAATATAGTGCAGTGGAAGATCACCTCTACTGCAATGAAGTTTTTAACCTCCCAGATTCTGGTACCTATACAATCGCTGGTCGTTTTGTCAAACCCCGGACTAAAGATACTGTTACACTAACAATCAGATTGTCCGGAAAAATCGTAACCGATAGCGTACTTAGCTCCTTTAAGGTTCAGCGTCCTAAAGATGAGGGGGGCGACACTACTATTTCAGTTGTCGAGTATAAATACACTACCATCGATAGCGTATATGCTAAAATGCTGGATACCAGCGCACAGGTGTTCGCCACTAACTTTGCAGTACCACAAAAATATGGGTACAACTCGGCGCTGTCTTTTGCAATCACACCGGCGTCAAACTTTGATATGACAGGGATTGATTGGAAGCCACAGATAAGATATCAATATTACGATTCCACAGAACAGAAACCGGACGAACGCTGGAAAAAGGATACAATTGTCTATTTCCCAAAAGTTAATTTCAAAGGTCAACTATATAAGTCGGGTATTTATGTTCAGGTTAAAGACAGTGGCGATGTAAAAATCAGCCCTATTATCACTTTGAACAGCCTTAAAAAAGGCCAGGCTACCCTAGTTGTGAGCGATAAGGATAAAGTAATACTTAGGAAGCAAATCACTGAGTCTGCGTTTATGTCGGACACTGTTTCTTTTGTACGTAATAAAGGCGAGCGTTATTCCGTGCACTATGAAGTGAATTCCCCAGCAGATTTAGATGTAACGGGTGCAAACGCTCAAACACCTTCATATCTACTCATTCCTAATGATTTTCACAATTGGGTAGTACCTCAGTCCGGCCGCTATTCTTTCTATAGTGTACAAAAACGCACTTTGGCGAGGTCTGTCATTCAGATTAATGGTAAAGACTCCCTGCCTCATAACCGCGATACACTCGACAATGTATTATTAAAAGAGAATGATGTAATTAGTTTTATCGATACCGTGACTCACAGTCCCGTTCAATTCAGTACCATTCTGTCCCAGGCTGCAGCGGTATTTCATAACTGGGAAACAAGTGATTATGGCGCTCTTTATAGAGGCTGGGGCCACGCGGTCTTCAATGCAACGAACTACCTGAAACAGCCTATTGATATCAACAAATTCCAGCTATCACAGATAAAACGGACGAATTTCTATGAGACAGAGTTTTTTGCAATGCCGCATGATGTACGGACTCTACGTAATACCGGCGTGAACAAAAGAATATACATTCACAAGGATACACTTAGCCCTTCCAGAATGGCCATGGCCGATGTAACCCCTCAACAGCTGTTCATTGTCAATAGTGCAATTAATGCCTCAGGCGCCAGAGCAGTAGTTAGATACACAAAGAGTACGAGCACGTCCATAGCAGGAGGCGGGGCTGGAGTGTCAGTTAACAAAAGTATAAATGGTAATTCTGTTACCTATTCTGAATATATCGATTTAAATGGAGACAGGTTTCCTGATATTGCAGGCACAGAATCAGTTCAATTTACTAACTCGTTGGGTGGTTTGCAGCGGAATGTGACCGCCATCTCCACTGGTTTGCAACATGCCATTGCTAGCTCATGGGGTATCAACCTTGGTGGAGTATTTTTCCATCCATTTATCGCTGGAGGAAAATCAGATAACGGTAAAGGAAATAATATATCAACAGCCAGCTCTAAGATAGCAGCGGCGCTCTCGGGACTTTCCGGGGGATACAATGAAAACAGTGATGAAGTTGAAGCCAACCTCTATGACGTCAATGGGGATGGCCTACCTGACAAAGTGAACAAAAACGGAAATGTTTATCTTAATCAAGGTAACGGATTTTCTGGACAGACCATCAACTGGCAATTACTCAACATTCAGAAAAATGAAAGTAGGTCCCTTGGTGGCGGTGGTGGATATAATTTCGATAATTATAGTGCATCGGCTGGGATTAGCCTCGCAACAACGACCACCAAACAATACAGCTCATTGATCGATTTCAACGGAGACGGATTGATTGATAACGTTGTAAGAACAGCAGGAAATGATGTTATTTTTTACATAAACACCGGCAAAGTTATCAGTAGGACCGGAGGTCAGGTTATCAATCTTGGAAGCGCGGTGGATCTGGGAGAATCAGTTTCCAGCAGCAGGGGGATACACGGAGCCTATACATTTGCCCCGCATGTTTTTGTACTATTTGTACCCGTTTGTAAAATAGTTTTTTCAGTAACTGCTAACACCGGTGATGGTAACAACTCCGTTAAATCCCAATGGATAGATATCAATGGAGACGGGTTTGTAGACTTCGTAAGTTATGATAATAAAAAAGTTACTTTAAAACTATCTAACCTGGCAAAGGTCAACCGTTTGAAGAATGTATCCGGGCCCCTCGGCGGGAGTTTGCAGCTGGATTATAAGCATATCGAGGGAGATTATAGACACCCAGGTGGCAAGTGGGTGATGGCAAGCGTTACGAGAGATGACGGCGTCAAAAGCGATGGAGAAAACTTTAAGACAGAATTTGATTATAAGCAAGGTCATTTCGACCGCTATGAGCGAGAGTTTCTCGGTTTCCATCAGGTCATTGCCGCTGATTACTTTCAAGGCAAGTTGTACCGCAGATCGGTGGCACAGTACAATAACCAGCATTATTTTGTGGGTCATCAGATAGCAAAAAAATGGACCGAAGATGCTGCCGGTAACAAATTTCAATATGAAGAATACGACTACGAAGAAAAATATAGAAGCAGTGCATCTAAAATAGGTGAAACACCTCCGCCACCGCAATCGTTGTTAACAGCGGCTGTAATGCAGAGTTTGCTTCGAACTAAAACAGTTTATTCCTATGAGGGTGACACTAATCGGGCAATGTTGCACAGAACCCGTTACAAGTATGATAATTTGCTCAATATATCAAGTTTTGAATATGAGGAAGGAAATAGTGCTTCTCAAAAAGATAAGTCCTATTATAAAACAGCTATTATATATAAGAAAGTCGAAGATAATCCGTATATATATGGATTGCCAACATCTATAGTCGTTACAAACAAAGCAGGGGAGACCCTCAAAAAGGTAGAGGCTACATATCCACTGAAATATTTTGGTCCTAAAATGGAATCTGAAACGGTTTATTTCAGTGATAAAAATTCCGCTAAGACAACTTTTAGATATGATGATGAGACCGGAAATCTTATCAAAAAGATCTATGCGAATGGTTTGCGGGATACATTTGAGATTGAAGACCGGTTTGGCATTTATGTATCGCGGATCAAAGATCCATATGAATTGGAAAACAGGTTCGAATATGATTATCGATTTGGCACAGAAAAGCTAAAAGTACTGACCAGCGGCTTCGCCATTAAAACAAAATATGATGAATTTGGTCGTGTCGTGAAAGTACAAGGGCCGCATCAAAATTCTACGGACATAGAAGATAGTGATCACACAATCAAAATTGCCTATCACATTCTTCCTGGCAAATCCTACTCGATCCTAAAACATTTTGATGAGTCCAATCAGAATGATGGCATTTATACTGTCAGCTTTGTAGACGGATTCGGGAAGAACATACAAACTAAGAAAACCGGCGTTGTCAACGGCACCAGCAGATGGATAGTGAGTGGCCGACAATTTTATGACGACCTATATCGTGTTGCCAGGACTTATTATCCTTCTACTCAGAATTATGATGTTTCAGCTGACATGACCATTGGTGCCGCTGGCACTACCTTGGTAACGGACACTGGAAGAGTACCCGCAACAGTAACCAACTATGACATTTTGGACCGTGAATTAAACACTTACCTTCCCAACGGGCAATTATTTGAAGCTAATAGATATAAAATAGGTAAGGATGGATTTAATAACGACGCCCAGCTCACTATCACTACTTATGGCAAAGATGCGAATCTGAATAAAAGGGAAGTATATACCAACGGTGCTAACCTAGTGACCACAGAAAAACGATACCCTACAGTTAGCGTTGATTCAATTGTGAAAGTCACCAAATACCAGTACACACCGATTCATCTCACGGAAAACGTCTTCAATATCCATGATGGTCGTCAATACTTGGTGATGTCCTACAAATATGATTGGGGCACACGCAAAGTAAGTTATTTCAATGTTAATGGTGGCACAACTACTTATGAATACGATAAGGTAGGTAACTTAAAAAAGAAGATGAATGCAAGAAGAGACGTTATCAACTATGACTATGAACATAGGCGCCTCATCCGCACCAATTATTCCAGTCATCCTGAAGATAGCGTAAGGTATGTTTATGGTGTAAAATCAGGTCCCCAAACCACTACGAACGCGGGTCGGATCGTTTTTCAGATAGATGCTACCGGGGCACAATCATTCATGTATGACGTATACGGCAATGTGGTTTACAATACCCGTACAATTATTGCCCCCTTTGATACGACTTACACTTTTACTACAAAATTTAGATATGACAGCTGGGGACGTTTGTTATATATGGTATATCCCAGCGGAGAGAAGGTGAACTATAACTACAATATTGGAGGTAACCTGATACGGGTATACGGCAGCAAATATGGAACGACAGATACTAGTTTTCGCTATGCAAATAATATTTTTTACGATGAATTTGAACAACGGAAAAAGATTGAATATGGTAATGGACTTGTAACCAATTATTCCTATGAGGACACACTCAGGCGTCTGCAATCTGTACAGACGCTTAAAGGAGATGCTCAAATAATGTTGAGTACCTATCGATATGATGAACTCAATAACATCAGGGGAAATACCAATAAGTCAAATTTTTCCGGGCACGTCGCTGTAACCATGGAGCATGGGTATGCTTATGACAATCAAAATCAACTCATGGCGGCAGAAGGGAAGTGGAATACGGTAACCAAGTACGACCTGAAACTGGCATATGATGACCAGTTCAACGTGAAAACACGTAAGCTGGAGCTTAATTCGGCCAAAATTAATAGGTCAGTATCCAGTAAGTTTGAATACGAGCATAAGTCTCCATTTCAATTGTCTGTTGTTACGGAACATATTTCGCGGATAGTTCAACAAGCAGATCCGAAGAAGCCTAAGGTATATAAAGAAGTTAACACTATCTATCATTCCTATGATGATGACGGCAATGATGTCTTTACAGCTACTGCTGATAGTTTTCATAACAATATCAATGAGCGGAAGATATTGTGGGATCAGGAAGATCGCATCCGAGCAATTAGTAGTAATGGTTATTTGAGCAGTTATTCCTATGATGCCGACGGTGAAAGAACGATCAAAATCAGTAATGAAATCGAAGGTGTATACATCAATGGTCAATTCGCAGGCGATTATTCCATCCCAGCTACCTACAATTTGTATGTAAACCCATATTTTTCGGTTCGAAATGCTAGAGGAATTGGGACCAAACATATATATATCGGTCGGGAACGAATTGTGAGTCAATTGACTAATTATAGTAAATGGCCGACCATGAACACAGAAGTCAGTACCATTCATCCAGAAAAAGATACGTTGGTTATGACTGAAGTCCTGGTTCCTAAAAATAAGTACTTGACTGTGTCTTATTTGAAGAAAATGCTAAAAGCTGAAGCTTTAGTAAATAGTTATTTCGACAGTCTGCAAATTCCACACAGAAATATTCCACATAACGCTCTTACTAAGAAATGGCCAGTGTTACAGTATCCGGTTTTGATAGATCCCAATTCCTCTGCAACCGGAACGGTGAATGACCAGATTGATGGAGACGAAAAATTCCGGTATTTCTACCACCGCAATCACATCGGTAGCAGTAGCTTTATATCAGACAAGGATCAAAATATTGTACAATACGTAGAATACCTTCCGTTTGGCGAAACCTTTATGGAGCTGAGGAGGGACTATAGTAGTCAATTCACTTTCAATGGTAAGGAACAGGACCCGGAAACAGGATTGTATTATTATGGAGCCAGATACTATGATCCTCATACCTACCAATGGCTGGGTATCGATCCGATGGCTGAAAGCTATGCCGGTACAAGTCCTTATTCATTCAACCTGAATAATCCTATCACCAAATTTGATCCAGAAGGAAGAAGTGTAGAAGAATTCCAGCAGACAGCTAAGGAGTGGGGAGAAAATGTATACGAGTTTTTAAAACCATCAGAGTATGATATGGCATTAATGGCGGCTGGTGGAATGGCTGCTGTGATGGATGGGCCGTTGCCCTTTGGAGATTTATACTTGGCAGGCACGATTGGAAAATATGGGTTAGGTAAACTAGCCAAGGCTGGAGGTTTAATTAAGAACAAGCTTACGGATTTTGCCGCTCGTTTCGGTAGCCGCGGCACTACAACGGTATTCAGAGCTGTTTCACAGGCTGAGGTAGACGATATCATGAAATTTGGTTTGAGGGCGAAAGAGGGTGCTTATGAAACAGGTAAGTTGTTTGCGCCCACACTTAAGGAGGCAGCTCAGTTTGGAAAAAATAATTTTCAGTTTGATAAACTTTCAATTACGGTTATGAAAGTGAAAGTACCCAATAAAGTACTGCAGAATGCATATCAATTCCGGGCAGATGGTATGAACGCAATATCAATTCCTGCAGATAAATTACATTTGTTAAAGGCTACGCCTCTAAACTACAGCCCATGGTTAAAATAA